The sequence GCAAAGCTGTTGCATCCCTTGTGAGTTTTAAGATTGTTAGAGAGATAGCTTAAGGTTTTGAGAGGATTTTCCTTAAGATTAATAAGAGAGCAAATTCTTATTATTGTGGTCTTGCATATACAATCGAGAAACTCAtactatatttggtatcagagcttacaTGAAACACTTAAAAGATCATCATGGGGGACATTGTTATAGCGAAACCGAAGGAAGGAGGAGGCTCTTCTTCCACGATAAAGTGCCCTATGCTTACAACAACTAACTACACGGTCTGGGCAATAAGGATCAAACTTTTGTTAAAAGTACATAAAGTCTGGGATGCAGTGGAGAATGAGTCAGATAACGGAGAAAAGAACGACATGGCCACAGCCCTAATTTTTCAGTCCATACCTGAAACACTTGTGCTGCAAGTAGGCGACCTAGATACGGCGAAAAAGGTTTGGGATTCGATTAAATCACGATATATGGGGGCAGATCGTGTTCGTGAAGCAAGACTACATACATTAATGTCTGATTTTGAGAGATTGAAGATGAAAGACAATGAATCTATTGATGATTTTGTTGGAAAGCTAGCAGAAATCTCATCGAAATCAACCGCTC is a genomic window of Brassica napus cultivar Da-Ae chromosome A2, Da-Ae, whole genome shotgun sequence containing:
- the LOC106413533 gene encoding uncharacterized protein PHLOEM PROTEIN 2-LIKE A7-like, with amino-acid sequence MGDIVIAKPKEGGGSSSTIKCPMLTTTNYTVWAIRIKLLLKVHKVWDAVENESDNGEKNDMATALIFQSIPETLVLQVGDLDTAKKVWDSIKSRYMGADRVREARLHTLMSDFERLKMKDNESIDDFVGKLAEISSKSTALGEDIEEYKLVKKFLSSLPRKKFIHIVASL